GCCTTGTATGGATGTGTTATAATTATCATATCTTTTAGCCGTGTTATCTTATACCTAGATATAGGTTGTAGATCTAGCTTGCGCCATAGAAGGTGAGTATGCATGCGTGTGGTGTGTGTGGTGTGAGTCAGTGTGTTCATATACTAACGTTGAGGCAATAAAAAAACACAGACACAAAAGAGGTAAAATATGACAACCAGCAACAGAGACGGATGCAAGTTAGACTATCTCTAACGACAATATCTAAAATACAAGACCTATTTAAtctttgggtagcgctatagTCAAAGAATTCAAtacatattcggcatcttcttTAATAAcatgacccaaaagagaatcgTTTGTGCAAATAGGTTTTCAGGAGAAATGatgctcatatttgggttgtgtctaTCAGGCAACACAAAATAGGTCTTCCGTATAGGTAGTCTGTCGGAGGCTGATTTTATGTCTCTATTACCCATTTTGTATTTAGGTGTCCATATAAATATgttgttgtagacaattttagtAATGCCAAACAATACtatgcatcttttttttttagaaaactctAAATGCCTTAACACAGCTACAGTATCATCATAGCTTCTAGCAGTAACGAATAGGAGTCGTTCGATAGGCAGATGGAGCGGTAGAGGATGTGTGATGATACTGTAGGACTGTGGCGGATCGAAATCTAAGGATTTGATATGATTTCCGAAGGCTCCACTAAATACTTTAGCCCTCTATTTATACCATTagataaaactaaagtgaacaaTAAGTTAGAGAAAAGGGGATAtgatgttttttatttttaaaaagtgGAATCGGCAACACAATAGTACAATAagatttctttattttttttacattagCAATGTATCTAAGAGCCGAGAACATATAGTACTAACTACTAGTAGTGTACTGATCAACTGAATTATTagcttttttttttgagcaacaaCTGAATTATTAGCTAAGTACTACCAAAACTAGGCAGCGTCACAGCCTCACAGAGTCACAGTCAACTCACAGGCTATATGTTTTGGACTCTTGGCCCAAACACGCTGCGTGGATGAGACCAAAGTAACATCCAGGCCTGCTCGATTCAAGGCCCAGTCGAATTTCTACGTCCAAAACAGGTCCGGAGTCCGAGTCCGGACTGCGTTTACGTTTCGCCCTGTCTTTTCTACTCGGCTCACACCGCCTGCTCTCTCTCACTCTCGGCGATGGCTGGGCGACCACCGCCGCCGTACTACGCCAGGTCTTCCGCGCTTCCCGAGGCCTACGCCAGGCCCTTCGCCGGCGAAGAACACCCATCAGGTACGCCCGCCCCTTATCTTCCCGTCCTGAAGCGCGAAACCGAGCAGCCAAACCCTAACCACCCTCAGCTATTTGTCTGTTTGTAgaattcggatctgatctaattacaagtGCGTATACATGTCTACGTAATATAACTTCGACTTtatttttgccaaaaaaaaaacatcGGGTGTATATTTATATACCCATGCCCTTTACTGGGTCCGCCCTGAAACTAATATGTTATGTTAGACGTTGAAGATTTTGTTTCTAGAGGTATTTGACATGATGACCGAGTGAGTGAGTGACATTGGATATCTGATTGCTATATCAAGCTACTAAGTAACTTTTTTGAGTGTTAAGTTTTGAGTAAattattaatttagttatttgTAAGACTACTTTTCAGGCCAAGTTATACACTGTGAAGATGAATATAGTACTCTGATACAATTCCATGCCTTAATGAGACAttcttcattttttttgtttctctTCCATTTTCTTTTTGTTGTTCTTGAGTTTTGCAATGATGTTCAGTTCTTGGATTAGAACTGATTGACATGTTTTTTGTTTTCACTGGCTAACTTCTTAACTTCGTTTGATTGGCAGATTCCCGAGTTGGTTATCCTAGTTATCTTGCACCCGAGGACTCTGTAGCATCTTATTATGCTCCAAGACCTTCTGTTCTACCGGGTGGACCAGACGTTCTTAGAAACGACGTAATACAACTAAACTTTTGGAGGATTCAGAGGAAAGTAACCACCTTTATTTGACAAATGACTTAGTTTTGATCTACAGGTAATGTTGCAACCAAGAGCGTATGGTTATGATGGTCCAGCAGGAGTGATCAATCCTGCTTTGGCTGGCCTGACTGGACTACCTGCTGGAGCTATGTCACGAGGGTCTAGTGCTTTGGAAGACCCGTCTTTGGCTGGGCTGAGTGTACGTGCTCCAGCCAGGGCACTGGGACCTAGTCCTTTGAAAGAACCAGATGTAGTAGGGAGAAGTTCTTCTCTAGGCACAGGTGCTAGTATTCCAGATGTTGAGCGCCACAGCTCACTTCCAAACTTTGATGGGCCCTCAGAAGATGAATCCAACATTCTTTTTGTCGATTGTCTTCCTACTGATTGCACAAGGAGAGAAGTTGCTCGTATCCTTTCCACTTAGTATTGTTCTGCATCGTATTTCCTCATCTTTGTAAGTTTCATTTTGCAAGCCTTGACTTTTGCTGGAAGATTTGTTCCGTGTTTTTCCTGGCTTCAAGGACATCAGAGTAGTGCACAAGGAGCCCAGACGTGTAAGTGCTTGCCCTTTCAATGCATCATCTCTTCTCACTTGGAAAAATGGTTTAATTCTTCTTTGCTAGAATGCTACCTGCCCATTCTCTTGCAAATCTGAGCATTTGCACGGAATTCATATTTTTG
The nucleotide sequence above comes from Miscanthus floridulus cultivar M001 chromosome 18, ASM1932011v1, whole genome shotgun sequence. Encoded proteins:
- the LOC136520530 gene encoding RNA-binding protein 1-like, coding for MAGRPPPPYYARSSALPEAYARPFAGEEHPSDSRVGYPSYLAPEDSVASYYAPRPSVLPGGPDVLRNDVMLQPRAYGYDGPAGVINPALAGLTGLPAGAMSRGSSALEDPSLAGLSVRAPARALGPSPLKEPDVVGRSSSLGTGASIPDVERHSSLPNFDGPSEDESNILFVDCLPTDCTRREVAHLFRVFPGFKDIRVVHKEPRRSGDKAYVLCFVEFENAKCARGPMKELQGYSFDDRKPDGPCLKIQFARFPFTLPAAQDHRKR